The nucleotide sequence GCCGTCAACTTCCGCAATGCGGTTTCAGGCTGTCCCGTGTGCAGTCCCTATCGGGCGAGCCTGGTCACGGGGCGGTATCCGCTGACCCACGGCGTCTTTCTCAACGATGTTTTGCTGAACGACGACGCGGTCTCGATCGCGCAGGCCTACAGCCGCGCGGGTTATGACACGGCCTATATCGGCAAGTGGCACCTGGACGGAAACCATCGAAGCGCCTTCATCCCGCGGGATCGGCGGCAGGGCTTTGCGTTCTGGAAGGCCCTGGACTGCACGCACAACTACAACAATTCGTTCTACTACGGCGATGAGGACGTCAAGCTCCGCTGGGAGGGCTACGACGCCATCGCCCAGACCCGCGAGGCCCAGCGATACATCCGCGAACGCGCCACCGGCAAGCCGTTCGCGCTGTTCCTTTCGTGGGGGCCGCCCCATGCGCCGTACCATACCGCCCCGGAAAAGTATCGGGCTCTGTTCGATCCCGAGTCGCTGGCGGTCCGACCCAATGTCCCCGAGGCCGACAGGCACAAGGCCCGCGAGGTCCTGGCGGGCTATTATGCCCACATCGCTGCTCTCGACGACTGCATCGGCGATCTGGTGGCAACGCTGTCGGAACAGAGAATCGCAGAGAATTCGGTTTTTGTCTTCACATCCGACCATGGCGATATGCTGTACTCCCATGGTCACCAGAAGAAGCAACAGCCCTGGGAAGAATCGATCCGCGTGCCGTTCCTGCTGCGCTATCCGGCGGCCCTGGGCCCTGGCGGGCGGACGGTCGATATGCCGATCAATACGCCGGACATCATGCCCACCCTGCTCGGACTCTGCGGTATCGACGTGCCCGCTACCGTCGAGGGGACCGATTTCTCGGCCGTGGTGAAGGGCCAGTCGCCTGTGCCCGATAGCGCTGCGCTGATAAGCTGCCCCTCGCCCTTCGGACAGTGGAGCCGCAAGATCGGCGGCCGGGAGTATCGCGGCGTACGCACGGAACGCTACACGTACGTGCGCGATCTCGACGGCCCCTGGCTGTTGTATGACAACATCGCCGATCCCTACCAGTTGACCAACCTGGTCAACCGCCCCGAATGCGCGCGTTTGCAGCAGCGACTGGAGCGACTGCTGGCCGAGAAGCTGGCGGAGACCCACGACGATTTCCGCTCCGGATGGGACTACATCAAACAATGGGCCTACGAGGTGGACGACTCCGGCACCGTCGTCTATACGAACTGAATCCGGAGGTGACATCATGCTGCAACCCATGTGGAGAACGATCTCGGTCCTCGTCCTGGGGACGGTCGTCCTGTGCAACGCCGAAGCGAAGCGCCCGGAAAGCTGGGTGCGGACGGGACCGCTGGGACCTGTACCTGAGCGGGTCTCGGACCGTCTGCCGCTGTCCGATCAGAGCAACGAGGGCGATTGGGTCTCGTACGAGCCGATGACGGACGAATTCGATGGGACGGCGCTCGATCCGAATAAGTGGTGGCCCCGGAACCCCGGCTGGCTGGGGCGTCAGCCTGCGTATTTCTGGCCCGGTAACGTCACCGTCTCGGACGGCAAGCTCCACCTGGCGATGCGCCGCGAAGAGGTGCCCGAAATGCCCAAAGACAAAGGCTACCATACCTATACATCGGCCGCCGTGCAGAGCAAGGGCCTGATCCGGTACGGCTACTTCGAGGTCAAGGCCAGGCCGATGCGGTCGCATGGGTCCAGCTCCTTCTGGTTCTATCACAGCACGCCCGAGGAGTGGACCGAGATCGACGTCTTCGAGATCGGCGGCGGGGCGCCCGGCTTCGAGCGCAAGTACAACATGAACGTGCACGTCTTCCGGACGCCCACCGAAACCGAGCACTGGTCGAGTCACGGCGTCTGGACCGCGCCGACGGACCTGGCCGACAACTATCATGCCTACGGCCTGGAATGGGGGCCCGGCAAGATCAAGTGGTACTTCGACGGCGTGCTGGTCCGCTGGGTCGAGAACACCCATTGGCATCAGGCGCTGAGGTTAAACTTCGACAGCGAGACAATGCCCGAATGGTTCGGTTTGCCTGAAGACGGCGATCTGCCTTCGACCTACAGCATCGAATACGTCCGGTCCTGGAAGCAGCGGGCCGATGCGCCGTTGCCGGTAGGCGACGGGTACAAGCTCGTCTGGTCCGACGAGTTCGACGGAGAGACACTCGATCTGAGCAAATGGGACTATCGCGGCTTGGGCCCGCGCCGCAATGCGATCAACGTCAAGGAGACCGTCTCGCTGGACGGCGAGGGACATCTCGTCCTGACCACGAAGCGCGTCGGCGACGCCTGGCACACCGCGATGATCGGCACGCAGGGCAAGTTCGAGACGACCTTCGGCTATTTTGAGTGCCGCGTCCGGTTGCAGGAGCAGATCGGCCACTGGTCGGCCTTCTGGCTCCAGAGCCCCAGCCTGGGCGATCCGCTGGGCGACCCCGCGACAGCCGGCACGGAGATCGACATCTTCGAATACCTGCGTAAGGACGGCGACCGCGTCCATCACAACCTGCACTGGGACGGCTACGGCGAGCACCATAAACGAGCCGGCACGACCGTGACGGTGCCCGGACTGGGCGAGGGCTGGCACACCTTCGGCCTGCTCTGGACCGAGGCCGAATATGTCTTCTACGTCGATGGCCACCAGACCTGGCGCAGCGACAAGGGCGTCTCGCATCGCGACCAGTACATCATCCTGAGCCTGGAGGTCGGCACGTGGGCCGGCGATATCGCGCAGGCGGAACTGCCCGATCATCTCTACGTCGATTACGTCCGCGTCTACAAGAAGGCCCCGTAGGTCGTGCCCTCTTATGCGAAGCTGTGGCGGACAGGCTGTTTCTTCAGTTCCGCCAGGGTGGGCAGCAGTTCGAACGACCGAACGGGGTGGGCCTCGGTGAATCGGTCGATGGTGTGCTGAATCTGGGCCATCGTTCGGCCGTGCATCATGGCGAAGAGGTTGTAAGGCCAGCCTGCAAACACCTGTCGCTCGTAGCAGTGACTGACGGCGCCGGAATGGGCGAGCCGACGGCCGGCCTCGACGATGCGCTCGGGATCGACCTGTGCCGCGAACATGACGTTGGCGGTGAAGCCGAGCTTGTGGTGGTTGAGCACGCCGGCGATGCGCCGGATCACCCCGGCCTCGATCAGCTCCGCCAGCAGGGCGAACATCTCCGGCTCGGCCATACCCGCCGGCCGAACGGTAGCGAATGGACGCGAGACGATCTCCAGACCGTCGCGCAGACCGGTGAGCAAGTGCTTGTGCTCGTCGCGCAGTGTAACCGGTTCCGTTCCAGGCGTCCTTTCGACATCACGCAGAAGCACACTGTCGTCGCTTTCGGCGTCGAAACGCACGTCGAGCTTGAAGACGCGCGTCACCGGCAGGCTGTGAAACGCGATGTCGAAACGCCCCTGAAGCTCGACCAGACTGAGCCGAAGCTGCTCGGGCGATTGGGCCTGGAGAGTGAACCAGAGATTGAACCTGTGGTTGCGCAGGTAGTTGTGCGAGACGCCGGAAAGGGCGTTGACCGCCGCTGTCACCGGCCGAATCTGTTCATCCGGCACGTGGGCGGTCACGAGCGTGCTGGCCATGCCCAGCGCCCGCTGATTGAGCACGGCGCAGATACGCCGCAGCACGCCCGATGCCTTCAATTGCTGCGCCTGCTCCAGGACCTCCGCCTCAGTGCAGCCCAGGTCAGCCGCGATCTCGGCAAACGGCTGCGAAACGAGCGGCAGGCCCCTCTGAAGGCGATTGCACAGGCGCTTCTCGAAATCGGTCAGCGAGACCGTCATGGTTTGCCCTTTGGCTCGTACCAGCAGACGGGGTCTGCGGCGAGGTAGTCGCCCGTCATGGTGTACGCGCGGGCGCGGCAGCCGCCGCAGACGGTGACATAGGCGCATCGGCCGCACTTGCCTTTGTACGCCGGCAGATCGCGAATCTCGGTGAGGAATGGCGAACGGTCCCAGATCGCAGCGAAGTCGTAGCCGTTCTCGACGAGATTTCCCGCCGAGACATCAAGGAAACCGCACGTCTGGACGTCGCCTCGATGGCTGATGAAGCCGAAGCCGCGCCCGCCCATGCACCCGCTGATGTGCACCTTGGGTACTTCGGCGTTCATCTCGCGAAAGAGCCGGGCGTATTGCGGCCCGCAGGTCACGCGCAGTTCGATGCCAAGCTCGGCCCGCAGTTGCAGCAGCTCGGCCAGCAGCTCGGCGTATTGGCTCGGTTCGAGAATCTCTTCGCTGATCTGCTCGCCCCGCCCGGTGGGAACGAGGATGAACGGATTGTAGCAATAGGCCCCCAGCCGACGCGCCAGATCGGCGATGGCCGGCACCTCGTGCAGGTTGCTTCGCGTGATCGTCGTATTGATCTGGAATCGGACGCCGGTTCGCCGGGTGGTCTCGGCGGCCCGCAGGACCGTTTCGAACGCGCCCTCGGTCCGCCGGAAGGCGTCGTGCGTTTCCGCTGTCGCGCCGTCGAGCGAGAACGACAGCGCCATCAGGCCGGCCTCTTTCAGCGTCGCCAGCGACGCGTCGTCGATGGCATAGCCGCACGTGGCCATCACCACGTACAGCCCAAGATCCTGCCCATGCCGCACGAGTTCGACAATGTCGGCGCGTTCGGTGGGTTCGCCCCCGGTCATGATGACGACGCACTTGCCGTAGGCGGCCACCGCGTCGAGGATCTTCTTCCACTGCTCCGTGCTCAATTCGTCGGCGACGGCACCATCGGCATCGGCCCGACAGTGCCGACAATTGAACCGGCACCGCCGCGTCACCTCCAACGCCATCAATCGCGGCTTGTTGTTCTGTCCGTGTTTCGTCATCACTTGCCACTCTATCGAAATCCGCTCTGTGCGTCAATTCCGGCCCGCTTTCAGCGACCGAGAGGATACTGCAAAGGGCGTCTGTCGAGGTGGATATCACACGCTCCCTATGTGCAGCTCTGGCAAGGGTTTGTGGGAATGTGGAGAAAGTCGGCAATTGGGTCTTTCTTGCGGGGCGGGGGCGCTCGTATAATTGCATACCAGAACACTCGGAATCGATTGCCGCGTGCTCGAAAAGCACAACCAGGATTTGTATGGGAGGTTGCCATGGAATGGACGAATCGATCGAGGGTTGTCATGGTCGGCTGTGCGGTTCTCATTCTCGCCTGCGGTGCTCCGGCTCAGGACTGGCCGCAATGGCGGGGCCCCGCTCGCGACGGCAAAGTCAGCGGGTTCGCTGCGCCGTCACAATGGCCGACGGAATTGACGTCGCAATGGACGACGACGGTCGGGCAGGGCGACGCGACGCCCGCTCTCGTGGGCGGAAAGCTCTACGTCTTCGCTCGACAGGGCGGTGAGGAGGTCACGCTGTGCCTGAACGCCGCCGACGGCAAGGAGGTTTGGCGGGACGCCTACGCGGCCCAGGAGGTGACCGGCGCGCCCGCTCGACACCCCGGCCCCCGAAGCTCGCCTACGGTGGCTGATGGGAAGGTCATCACGCTGGGCGTCGGTGGAGTCCTCTCCTGCCTGGACGCCGCGACCGGCAAGGTCCTCTGGCGTAAGGACCCGTTCCCCAGAGTCGTGCCGCGATTCTTCACGAGCACCTCGCCGATCGTCGTGGACGGCATGGCCATCGCGCATCTCGGCGGGCAGGGCAACGGCGCTCTGATCGCGTTCGATCTGGCCGGCGGCGAAGAGAAATGGCGCTGGGGTGGCGAGGGGCCCGAGTACGCTTCGCCCGTGTTGCTGACGGTGGCGGGCACGAAGCAGATCGTCACGCTGACGGAAAAGAGCATCGTCGGGGTCGGCGCCGCCGACGGCAAGCTCCACTGGCAGTTGCCGTTCGCGCCGGCGGGGCGCGCCTACAATGCCGCGACGCCCATCGTCGATAGCCAGACGGTGATTTACACGGGCGCCGGCCGGGGCACCAAGGCGGTGAAGATCGCCAGGCAGGGCGAGGGGTTCGTCGCCGAGGAGCTGTGGAGCAATCCCGACCTGGCGCCGCAGTATAACACGCCGGTGCTCAGGAACGGGCTTCTGTTTGGCCTGTCGAACAGCGGCAATCTGTTCTGCATCGATGCCCAGACGGGACGGACCGCCTGGACCGACGCGACCTCCCGCGACCGCAGCGGGTTTGGGGCGATCGTGGATGCCGGATCTTGTCTGATGGCGCTACCCAGCAGTTCCGAATTGATCGTCTTCAAGCCCACGGCTGAGAGATTCGAGCAGATCGTCCAGATCAAGGTCGCCCAGACGCCGAGCTATGCCCATCCGGTGGTTGCGGGCAATCGCATTGTCGTGAAGGACCAGGACGCCGTGACGATGTGGACGCTTCAGTGATGTCTACAGCACCTACGGCACGACCGGGGCCGTGTTCTCGGGGCTGGTGATGCCGGGCGGCAGTTCGAGAATCCAGATGTTGCGGAAGTGGATCTCGGCGCCCTCGGACTCCAGGCACAGATAGCCCTTCTTGACGGAGGAATTGCGGATGCTGTTGACGAACTTGCCGTTGACCGCCAGCTTGACCGTGCCGTCGACGCAGACGACGTCGTAGACGTTCCACTGGCCCTTGCCCTTGCAGCGGTT is from Anaerobaca lacustris and encodes:
- a CDS encoding radical SAM/SPASM domain-containing protein; the protein is MTKHGQNNKPRLMALEVTRRCRFNCRHCRADADGAVADELSTEQWKKILDAVAAYGKCVVIMTGGEPTERADIVELVRHGQDLGLYVVMATCGYAIDDASLATLKEAGLMALSFSLDGATAETHDAFRRTEGAFETVLRAAETTRRTGVRFQINTTITRSNLHEVPAIADLARRLGAYCYNPFILVPTGRGEQISEEILEPSQYAELLAELLQLRAELGIELRVTCGPQYARLFREMNAEVPKVHISGCMGGRGFGFISHRGDVQTCGFLDVSAGNLVENGYDFAAIWDRSPFLTEIRDLPAYKGKCGRCAYVTVCGGCRARAYTMTGDYLAADPVCWYEPKGKP
- a CDS encoding family 16 glycosylhydrolase; this translates as MLQPMWRTISVLVLGTVVLCNAEAKRPESWVRTGPLGPVPERVSDRLPLSDQSNEGDWVSYEPMTDEFDGTALDPNKWWPRNPGWLGRQPAYFWPGNVTVSDGKLHLAMRREEVPEMPKDKGYHTYTSAAVQSKGLIRYGYFEVKARPMRSHGSSSFWFYHSTPEEWTEIDVFEIGGGAPGFERKYNMNVHVFRTPTETEHWSSHGVWTAPTDLADNYHAYGLEWGPGKIKWYFDGVLVRWVENTHWHQALRLNFDSETMPEWFGLPEDGDLPSTYSIEYVRSWKQRADAPLPVGDGYKLVWSDEFDGETLDLSKWDYRGLGPRRNAINVKETVSLDGEGHLVLTTKRVGDAWHTAMIGTQGKFETTFGYFECRVRLQEQIGHWSAFWLQSPSLGDPLGDPATAGTEIDIFEYLRKDGDRVHHNLHWDGYGEHHKRAGTTVTVPGLGEGWHTFGLLWTEAEYVFYVDGHQTWRSDKGVSHRDQYIILSLEVGTWAGDIAQAELPDHLYVDYVRVYKKAP
- a CDS encoding sulfatase family protein gives rise to the protein MARTEIGRREFLKAVGAGAAGSLLASAAQDRSRGPTRPNLLFVFADQWRAQDAGYAGNADVRTPHLDALARTAVNFRNAVSGCPVCSPYRASLVTGRYPLTHGVFLNDVLLNDDAVSIAQAYSRAGYDTAYIGKWHLDGNHRSAFIPRDRRQGFAFWKALDCTHNYNNSFYYGDEDVKLRWEGYDAIAQTREAQRYIRERATGKPFALFLSWGPPHAPYHTAPEKYRALFDPESLAVRPNVPEADRHKAREVLAGYYAHIAALDDCIGDLVATLSEQRIAENSVFVFTSDHGDMLYSHGHQKKQQPWEESIRVPFLLRYPAALGPGGRTVDMPINTPDIMPTLLGLCGIDVPATVEGTDFSAVVKGQSPVPDSAALISCPSPFGQWSRKIGGREYRGVRTERYTYVRDLDGPWLLYDNIADPYQLTNLVNRPECARLQQRLERLLAEKLAETHDDFRSGWDYIKQWAYEVDDSGTVVYTN
- a CDS encoding PQQ-binding-like beta-propeller repeat protein, coding for MEWTNRSRVVMVGCAVLILACGAPAQDWPQWRGPARDGKVSGFAAPSQWPTELTSQWTTTVGQGDATPALVGGKLYVFARQGGEEVTLCLNAADGKEVWRDAYAAQEVTGAPARHPGPRSSPTVADGKVITLGVGGVLSCLDAATGKVLWRKDPFPRVVPRFFTSTSPIVVDGMAIAHLGGQGNGALIAFDLAGGEEKWRWGGEGPEYASPVLLTVAGTKQIVTLTEKSIVGVGAADGKLHWQLPFAPAGRAYNAATPIVDSQTVIYTGAGRGTKAVKIARQGEGFVAEELWSNPDLAPQYNTPVLRNGLLFGLSNSGNLFCIDAQTGRTAWTDATSRDRSGFGAIVDAGSCLMALPSSSELIVFKPTAERFEQIVQIKVAQTPSYAHPVVAGNRIVVKDQDAVTMWTLQ
- the ahbB gene encoding siroheme decarboxylase subunit beta, whose protein sequence is MTVSLTDFEKRLCNRLQRGLPLVSQPFAEIAADLGCTEAEVLEQAQQLKASGVLRRICAVLNQRALGMASTLVTAHVPDEQIRPVTAAVNALSGVSHNYLRNHRFNLWFTLQAQSPEQLRLSLVELQGRFDIAFHSLPVTRVFKLDVRFDAESDDSVLLRDVERTPGTEPVTLRDEHKHLLTGLRDGLEIVSRPFATVRPAGMAEPEMFALLAELIEAGVIRRIAGVLNHHKLGFTANVMFAAQVDPERIVEAGRRLAHSGAVSHCYERQVFAGWPYNLFAMMHGRTMAQIQHTIDRFTEAHPVRSFELLPTLAELKKQPVRHSFA